The following nucleotide sequence is from Peribacillus sp. ACCC06369.
AGGATTGATGGTCATTGGTGCCTTTACAGGGATTGTTTTTAACTTAATGTTCGCTGATGTCTTTGGAGAATGGACTCCTTGGCTTGCAGTCTTGGCGGCTATGATCGCTGGCTTGCTATTTTCCATTCTACACGCTGTGGCATGCATTACGTTCAGGGCGGACCAAACGGTTAGTGGGGTCGCCATCAACTTATTGGCAATAGGTCTAACCATGTTTTTGGTGAAGTTGATTTTTGATAAAGGACAAACTGACAGAATCACAGAAACATTCCCAAGGATTGATGTTCCATTATTAAGTGATATTCCATTTATAGGACCTATCTTTTTCGCAAATGGTTATTATATCGTATATATAGCGGTTCTAATATCATTTGTCGTTTGGTATGTACTATATAAAACACCATTTGGTTTAAGGATTCGGGCGGTTGGCGAGCATCCCATGGCTGCTGACACGATGGGTGTCAATGTTACGAAAATCCGATATGCCGCCGTTTTATTATCAGGTGCTTTTGGCGGTATCGGCGGAGCGATTTATGCTACCATCTTTTCGAATGAATTCAATCATGCGACAATAAATGGTCAAGGTTTCATGGCCATCGCCGCCATGATTTTTGGTAAGTGGCACCCAATCGGGGCAATGGGTGCAGCGTTATTCTTTGGTTTGGCTCAAAGTTTAAGTATCGTTGGCTCGAGCCTTCCTTTCTTCAAGGATATTCCATCGGTTTACCTCTTGATCGCTCCTTATGTTCTGACGATCATTGCACTAACTGGTTTCATTGGACGTGCAGATGCTCCAAAAGCATCCGGACAGCCATACATCAAAGGAAAAAGATAAGTTACTTAACCGGTCAGCAAACTTTGCTGACCGGTTTTTCCTTTTATATAAGCAGAAGTTCGGGCCTTATTGATGGAGATCTGGTGAAAAACCAAAAAAAGTAGCTGTAACTTGCATGATTTTTCCTTTCACATGTATATTTTAAGTAGATGTTTAAAAGGGTTCAGATCTACAAACAATAAGCTAATAAAGGTGATTTATATAATGAGGAGGATTATTCATGTCTATTGCTTCCGATACAATTACGGAAAAAAGCGGCTACAAGCTTCATGTGGTCCGTACGGATAAATATAAAACGAATACTCTCGTGCTGAAGATGAAAGCCCCTTTGACAAAAGAGGAAGTTACATATCGTGCATTGCTGCCATATGTGTTACAAAGCAATACAAGTAAATATCCTACAACACCCGAGCTTCGATCTTATCTTGATGATTTATATGGGGCAGGGTTTTATGTCGATGTAGCTAAAAAAGGTGAATATCAAATCATAAGTTTTACGATCGATATCGTCAATGAAAAATTCCTCAGTGATTCAACGCCGCTTCTGGAAAAGGCTTTTGGATTACTATCAGAGGTGATCTTTCATCCGAAAACGAATGGCGAAGCCTTTGACTCTAAAACGGTTTCCAATGAAATCCGTTCTTTAAAACAGCGAATTCAATCCATTTCCGATGACAAAATGCGATATTCAGCTACTCGGCTTGTAGAGGAAATGTGCAAAAACGAACCATATGCTTTAGAAGCGAGCGGTAACATACAAGACTTGGAAACGATAACGCCTGAGTCCCTTTTCGCTTATTATAAAAAAATTCTGACTGAGGATGAAATCGATTTATATGTGATAGGTGATATCGATGAAGCAGAAGTAGAGGCTCTAGCTGATAAGTATGTGTCACTAGAAGAACGAGTGCCGGTGAGCCTGCCAAGGAAGACGGGCAAGGTAGTGGAGATGGAGAAGGAAAAAGAGATCATAGAAAATTCGGATGTGAAACAAGGGAAATTGAATATCGGTTATCGAACCCATGTTGCATATGGTGATCCGGATTATTATGCACTTCAGCTATTCAATGGTATTTTTGGTGGGTTTTCACATTCAAAACTTTTCATTAATGTCAGGGAGAAAGCCAGCCTTGCTTATTACGCAGCTTCAAGGCTCGAAAGCCATAAAGGTCTGTTAATGGTCATGGCCGGCATCGAAAATGCCAACTACAAGCAAGCACTGGAGATCATTCATGCACAAATGAAGGAAATGAAGCAAGGGAACTTTTCTGAAGAAGAACTGGCACAGACAAAGGCGGTCGTCAAGAACCAGCTCCTTGAAACGATAGACGTTTCGAGAGGACTGGTAGAAATTTTATATCATAATGTGGTTTCCGGGCAGAATATACCACTCGACGAGTGGTTTGCAAAAACAGAACGGACGACAAAGGAAGAAATCATTGCCGTAGGTCAAAAGATTCAGCTTGATACGATTTACTTCCTAACAGAAGCGGAGGTGCAAGGGTAATGGAGAAAATAGCATTCACTCAATTGAAAGAGGAACTTTTCCATGAAAAAATGGATAATGGCCTCGAAGTATATATTCTTCCGAAAAGTGGGTTCAATAAATCATTTGCGACGTTCACGACCAATTATGGTTCAGTCGACAACCATTTCAAACCATTGAATCAAACGGAATTCTCTAAAGTACCCGATGGTATTGCCCATTTTCTTGAACATAAGCTTTTTGAAAAGGAAGATGGCGATGTTTTTCAGCAATTTTCAAAGCAGGGAGCTTCTGCAAATGCTTTTACTTCCTTCACCCGTACAGCTTATTTATTTTCAAGCACGTCCGATTTCGATAGGAATCTAACGACTTTAATCGACTTTGTCCAGGATCCTTACTTTTCGGAAAAGACGGTAGAGAAGGAAAAAGGGATCATTGGGCAGGAAATCAATATGTATGATGATAATTCAGACTGGCGGTTATATTTCGGGACGATAGCCAATATGTATCATCAACATCCAGTGAAAATTGATATTGCCGGTACTGTGGAATCGATTGCTGATATTACCAAAGATATGCTTTACGAATGTTATAATACGTTTTATCATCCTAGCAACATGCTCTTATTCGTTGTAGGACCGGTAGAAGTCGAAAGTACCATGAAGCTGATTCGGGATAATCAAAATAATAAAGGGTACAACGAACAGCCTGAGGTGGAACGTAAATTTGACCAAGAGCCGGAAACAGTTGCCAAGGATAAGGAAATCTTAAAAATGAATGTCCAGACACCGAAAGTGATGCTGGGCATCAAGGCCATCAATGTCCATCAATCCGGTTCACAGCTTTTGAAAAGGGAATTGGCGACCAATATTTATTTGGAAATGCTGTTTGGCAAGAGTTCACCTTTGCATGAGGAGCTATACGAGAAAGGGTTGATCGATCAAAGCTTCTCCTATGATTATACACAGGAACAAGGTTTTGGGTTTGCGTTAATTGGCGGGGACAGTGCCAAACCTGATGAGTTGACCGAGTCTTTATTTGCTATCCTGCAAAAATCAAAAGCAGGAACCGGCTTGAATGAAGAAAGCCTGCAAAGGACGATCAAGAAAAAAATCGGTTCTTTCCTTCGTTCTCTGAATTCGCCGGAATATATAGCGAACCAATTCACCAGATATGCTTTCAATGATATGAACCTGTTCGATGTGGTGTCAGTATTGGAAAAACTAAAGATGGAAGATATCAGGAACGTCGCCAATGACTTAATATCCGAAGAACGGATGACTGTCTGTCAGGTACTTCCTAAATAATATAAAAGGGGGCGGGAATGTGGGGAAACGTTTTGCCCTTATTACTGGAGCCAGTGGAGGAATCGGCAGGGAAATCGCTATAAAGCTCGCCGAGGAGAATTATTCACTTTATTTACATTATAACAGCAACGAAGAAGCGATCCTTGAACTAATTGAAGAACTGAAGCCTCATCAAGTAGAACTTATTCCGGTTCAAGCAGATTTGGCTGCACCGGACGGCTATAAGAAATTGGCGGAAAATATTTTTGCCCTTCATGCAATCGTCCTAAATAGTGGCAATAGTTATTATGGGCTCATATCGGACATGGATGAGAAAATCGTCAATGAAATGGTCCAGTTGCATGTAACGAGCCCTTTCCAATTAACAAAGGAACTTCTTCCTAAGCTGATGTACCAAGAACAGGCCGCCATTGTTGCGGTCACATCCATTTGGGGGCAGACGGGTGCATCTTGTGAAGTATTATATTCAATGGTCAAGGGCAGTCAAAATGCTTTTATCAAGGCGCTTAGCAAAGAAGTATCCCTTAATGGAATCCGGGTGAATGCCGTTGCCCCCGGTGCGATTTCCACTTCCATGCTCGAATCCTTCAGTGCTGAAGATTTGGAAATCATCAAAGGTGATATCCCAATGGGCAGGATGGGCAATTCGAAAGAAGTCGCCGAGGCCGTATATTATTTGCTTTCTGACAAGTCATCTTATATAACTGGACAAATCTTAGGCGTAAATGGTGGATGGTACACATGATTTTTTTAAAGACATGTATAATTTCCTCGGTTCCTTCACAAAATATCTTTGTACTATTTTGAAGGAAAGGGTGACCATTCATGTCTGTACTAGACAATTGGGATCAATGGAAAAATTTCTTAGGCGACAGATTAAATCAAGGTGAACAACAAGGTTTGTCAGAAGGTGCTGTTAACAACTTGGCTTACGAAATCGGTGATTACCTTGCTAAGCAGGTTGAGCCCCAGAATGATCAAGAGAAAGTACTTGCTGATCTTTGGTCGGTCGCAAGCGATCAAGAAAAACATGCCATGGCAAGCGTTATGGTCAAGTTAGTCGAGAACAATGGATCAAAGTAAAATATCAATCCAAAGGCCCTGTTATTAATTAACAGGGCCTTTGGATTGAAGTTGATCACTATTTATCCTCTTATATAAAAATGAATATTTTTATAGGGTTTTTCCTTTTAACTTATCCCGAAATGCTATATTATAGAAGCTAGACAATAATAATTAATGGGTGCAGATCTTGAAATTTACGGTGGATAAGTTTTGCCCCGGATGTTGGGTAAAAGCTTTTAGGCTTAAGGAGTGTTATCGTGGAGAATAAAGAATGGTATTTTGAATATGAAATTCAAGTGAACCGTCCTGGTTTATTAGGGGATATTTCCTCCCTGCTGGGTATGCTGTCCATCAATATCATCACTATTAACGGGGTCGATGAAGGCAGGCGTGGTTTACTTTTGTTGGCGAAAGACAGCCGTAATATAGAAAGATTCGAATCAATCCTCCATACGATGGATACGATAAAGGTCATTAAGCTGCGGGAACCTAAATTGCGTGATCGTCTCGCTGTCAGGCATGGCCGTTATATTCAGCGCGATGCTGATGAGAAGAACACTTTTAGGTTTGTCCGTGATGAGCTAGGCTTGCTTGTCGATTTCATGGCCGAGCTATTTAAACAGGAAGGTCATAAATTAATCGGGATACGAGGCATGCCGCGTGTCGGGAAAACTGAATCTATCGTTGCTTCGAGTGTATGTGCTAATAAGAGATGGTTGTTTGTGTCATCGACCCTTTTGAAGCAGACTATCCGCAGTCAGCTTATTGAGGATGAATATAATAATGATAATTTGTTCATTTTAGATGGAATTGTTTCCACTCGCCGTGCAAATGAGCGTCATTGGCAGTTGATTCGCGAAATAATGAGGCTTGATGCTGTTAAAGTCATTGAACATCCGGATGTTTTTGTCCAAAATACGGAGTATACCCTAGAAGACTTTGATTATATTATTGAATTGCGAAACAATCCAGAAGAAGAAATAACATATGAAGTTGTAGACCAAAAAGACCAGTTTTCAGGGTCCGATTTTGGTTCCTTTGACTTTTAAAATGGCAGGTGTTTTATTTGACTGAGTTAGGTAATCGATTAAAGGAAGCTAGGGAAGCAAAAGGTCTTAGCCTAGAAGATTTACAGGAATTAACGAAGATTCAAAAGCGTTACCTCATTGGCATTGAAGAGGGAAATTACAGTATGATGCCTGGAAAGTTCTATGTACGGGCATTCATAAAGCAATATTGTGAAGCGGTCGGGGTGGATTCAGAAGAGATTTTTGAACAATATAAGAGTGAAGTGCCCTCCGTCTATAGCGAGGAATTGCCAGAACAGCTTTCAAGGGTCCAATCCAGAAAAACGATACCGGCAGGGGATTCGAAGGTTGTAGAAATGTTACCGAAGATCTTGGCTGTCGTTTTAGTAA
It contains:
- a CDS encoding pitrilysin family protein → MEKIAFTQLKEELFHEKMDNGLEVYILPKSGFNKSFATFTTNYGSVDNHFKPLNQTEFSKVPDGIAHFLEHKLFEKEDGDVFQQFSKQGASANAFTSFTRTAYLFSSTSDFDRNLTTLIDFVQDPYFSEKTVEKEKGIIGQEINMYDDNSDWRLYFGTIANMYHQHPVKIDIAGTVESIADITKDMLYECYNTFYHPSNMLLFVVGPVEVESTMKLIRDNQNNKGYNEQPEVERKFDQEPETVAKDKEILKMNVQTPKVMLGIKAINVHQSGSQLLKRELATNIYLEMLFGKSSPLHEELYEKGLIDQSFSYDYTQEQGFGFALIGGDSAKPDELTESLFAILQKSKAGTGLNEESLQRTIKKKIGSFLRSLNSPEYIANQFTRYAFNDMNLFDVVSVLEKLKMEDIRNVANDLISEERMTVCQVLPK
- a CDS encoding pitrilysin family protein; amino-acid sequence: MSIASDTITEKSGYKLHVVRTDKYKTNTLVLKMKAPLTKEEVTYRALLPYVLQSNTSKYPTTPELRSYLDDLYGAGFYVDVAKKGEYQIISFTIDIVNEKFLSDSTPLLEKAFGLLSEVIFHPKTNGEAFDSKTVSNEIRSLKQRIQSISDDKMRYSATRLVEEMCKNEPYALEASGNIQDLETITPESLFAYYKKILTEDEIDLYVIGDIDEAEVEALADKYVSLEERVPVSLPRKTGKVVEMEKEKEIIENSDVKQGKLNIGYRTHVAYGDPDYYALQLFNGIFGGFSHSKLFINVREKASLAYYAASRLESHKGLLMVMAGIENANYKQALEIIHAQMKEMKQGNFSEEELAQTKAVVKNQLLETIDVSRGLVEILYHNVVSGQNIPLDEWFAKTERTTKEEIIAVGQKIQLDTIYFLTEAEVQG
- a CDS encoding ABC transporter permease, whose translation is MDFYQVLQIIIPSMIALAAPLIFTSLGGVFSERAGVINIGLEGLMVIGAFTGIVFNLMFADVFGEWTPWLAVLAAMIAGLLFSILHAVACITFRADQTVSGVAINLLAIGLTMFLVKLIFDKGQTDRITETFPRIDVPLLSDIPFIGPIFFANGYYIVYIAVLISFVVWYVLYKTPFGLRIRAVGEHPMAADTMGVNVTKIRYAAVLLSGAFGGIGGAIYATIFSNEFNHATINGQGFMAIAAMIFGKWHPIGAMGAALFFGLAQSLSIVGSSLPFFKDIPSVYLLIAPYVLTIIALTGFIGRADAPKASGQPYIKGKR
- a CDS encoding DUF3388 domain-containing protein, coding for MENKEWYFEYEIQVNRPGLLGDISSLLGMLSINIITINGVDEGRRGLLLLAKDSRNIERFESILHTMDTIKVIKLREPKLRDRLAVRHGRYIQRDADEKNTFRFVRDELGLLVDFMAELFKQEGHKLIGIRGMPRVGKTESIVASSVCANKRWLFVSSTLLKQTIRSQLIEDEYNNDNLFILDGIVSTRRANERHWQLIREIMRLDAVKVIEHPDVFVQNTEYTLEDFDYIIELRNNPEEEITYEVVDQKDQFSGSDFGSFDF
- a CDS encoding SDR family oxidoreductase, producing MGKRFALITGASGGIGREIAIKLAEENYSLYLHYNSNEEAILELIEELKPHQVELIPVQADLAAPDGYKKLAENIFALHAIVLNSGNSYYGLISDMDEKIVNEMVQLHVTSPFQLTKELLPKLMYQEQAAIVAVTSIWGQTGASCEVLYSMVKGSQNAFIKALSKEVSLNGIRVNAVAPGAISTSMLESFSAEDLEIIKGDIPMGRMGNSKEVAEAVYYLLSDKSSYITGQILGVNGGWYT
- a CDS encoding DUF3243 domain-containing protein, whose protein sequence is MSVLDNWDQWKNFLGDRLNQGEQQGLSEGAVNNLAYEIGDYLAKQVEPQNDQEKVLADLWSVASDQEKHAMASVMVKLVENNGSK